Proteins encoded by one window of Vitis vinifera cultivar Pinot Noir 40024 chromosome 10, ASM3070453v1:
- the LOC100254825 gene encoding uncharacterized protein LOC100254825: MELFYLLCSILSAFFTSLVLSCLLPFRALLRCLCSSRSVGSSAATGEDPVSLYEGTVWHERRRPVHHSFRYAVRYALVDIDSAPNVLPDHLSGDEARRIAGTTGPVFLLTIPPSVGYEQNPLSLYYCYDLAASTQNLKQCIAEVTNTPWGERVTFVFNPNFDLVAKPLHVSPFMDMYGNWSIKANVPGDNLLVAITVQHPKLGNYFTATLTAKKVSSSLVVDRELFFWLMPHKVAIWIYWHALKLWWKNVQFIHHPKCSNPAYREEASVRDRKLKCCQASGLGEDEHMLVGGSGPDFVADNYEEDRWFSWRDAKWPWC, encoded by the exons ATGGAGCTATTCTATCTGCTGTGCTCAATCCTCTCCGCCTTCTTCACATCGCTAGTCCTCTCTTGCCTCCTCCCCTTTCGTGCTCTCCTACGTTGCCTGTGCTCCTCACGCTCCGTCGGTTCTTCTGCCGCCACCGGAGAAGACCCTGTCTCTCTCTACGAGGGTACTGTCTGGCACGAGCGCCGGCGTCCTGTCCACCACTCCTTCCGCTATGCCGTCCGGTATGCGCTCGTTGACATTGACAGCGCGCCTAACGTTTTACCCGACCATCTTTCCGGCGACGAAGCTCGCCGAATCGCCGGAACCACCGGGCCAGT TTTTCTCTTGACAATTCCTCCTAGCGTGGGATACGAACAAAATCCACTGAGTTTGTATTATTGCTATGATCTAGCAGCATCTACTCAGAATTTGAAGCAGTGCATTGCTGAG GTAACCAATACACCTTGGGGCGAAAGAGTAACTTTTGTTTTcaatccaaattttgatttagtagCAAAGCCGTTACATGTCAGTCCTTTTATG GATATGTATGGGAATTGGAGCATCAAAGCAAATGTGCCTGGAGATAATCTGTTAGTAGCAATTACAGTTCAACATCCCAAGCTTGGCAATTATTTCACAGCTACATTGACAGCCAAAAAGGTCTCTTCCTCATTGGTGGTTGATCGAGAACTATTCTTCTGGTTGATGCCCCATAAGGTTGCAATCTGGATATATTGGCAT GCTCTCAAGCTCTGGTGGAAAAATGTGCAATTCATCCATCATCCAAAGTGTTCCAACCCAGCATATAGGGAGGAAGCTTCAGTACGTGATAGAAAACTCAAATGCTGTCAGGCCTCTGGACTGGGCGAGGATGAACATATGCTAGTTGGAGGAAGTGGTCCAGATTTTGTGGCTGACAATTATGAGGAGGATCGATGGTTTTCATGGAGAGATGCTAAATGGCCCTGGTGTTGA
- the LOC100259931 gene encoding LOW QUALITY PROTEIN: pyruvate dehydrogenase E1 component subunit beta-3, chloroplastic-like (The sequence of the model RefSeq protein was modified relative to this genomic sequence to represent the inferred CDS: inserted 1 base in 1 codon) produces the protein MAAIFQGIGAAAALPSAKKFHSQSRRFVSARKGSLFVVRSDGRPSXGSSPRSRGAQHLITNAVAAKADASATSTASKPGHELLLFEALREGLEEEMDRDPLVCVMGEDVGHYGGSYKVTKGLAAKYGDLRVLDTPIAENSFTGMGIGAAMTGLRPIIEGMNMGFLLLAFNQISNNCGMLHYTSGGQFKIPVVIRGPGGVGRQLGAEHSQRLESYFQSIPGIQMVACSTPYNAKGLMKAAIRSENPVILFEHVLLYNLKERIPDDEYVLSLEEAEMVRPGEHVTILTYSRMRYHVMQAAKTLVNKGYDPEVIDIRSLKPFDLYTIGNSVKKTHRVLIVEECMRTGGIGASLTAAITENFIDYLDAPIVCLSSQDVPTPYAGTLEEWTVVQPAQIVTAVEQLCQ, from the exons ATGGCTGCGATTTTTCAAGGGATCGGCGCTGCAGCGGCTCTGCCTTCTGCCAAGAAATTCCACTCACAATCTCGCAGATTCGTCTCAG CGAGGAAAGGAAGCTTGTTTGTGGTCAGATCTGATGGGAGGCCAT CTGGTTCTTCCCCGCGGAGCCGCGGTGCTCAACACTTGATTACTAATGCAGTTGCA GCGAAGGCGGATGCTTCTGCGACCTCAACTGCATCTAAACCTGG gCATGAGCTTCTACTATTTGAAGCCCTTCGAGAAGGCCTGGAAGAAGAAATGGACAGAGATCCCCTAGTATGCGTAATGGGTGAAGATGTGGGCCACTATGGAGGCTCCTACAAGGTGACAAAGGGCCTGGCTGCAAAGTATGGGGATCTCAGGGTTCTTGACACACCCATTGCTGAAAACTCCTTCACTGGCATGGGCATTGGAGCTGCCATGACTGGGTTAAGGCCAATTATCGAGGGGATGAACATGGGATTTCTCCTTTTAGCTTTCAACCAGATCTCCAACAACTGTGGCATGCTCCACTATACATCTGGCGGCCAGTTCAAAATACCAGTGGTTATCAGAGGACCTGGTGGAGTTGGTCGGCAGCTTGGGGCTGAGCACTCACAACGCCTTGAATCATATTTCCAATCAATACCTGGAATCCAAATGGTGGCATGCTCAACCCCTTACAATGCCAAGGGCTTGATGAAAGCTGCAATACGGAGTGAGAACCCAGTGATCCTTTTTGAGCATGTTTTGCTTTACAATCTCAAGGAGAGGATTCCAGATGATGAGTATGTGTTATCACTCGAGGAAGCAGAGATGGTAAGACCTGGGGAACATGTCACCATTTTGACCTATTCTAGGATGAGGTATCATGTGATGCAGGCTGCCAAAACATTGGTGAACAAGGGGTATGATCCTGAGGTTATTGATATCAGGTCCTTGAAACCATTTGATCTTTACACGATTGGGAATTCAGTGAAGAAGACACACCGTGTGCTGATTGTGGAGGAGTGCATGCGGACAGGTGGGATCGGTGCCAGTTTGACAGCTGCTATCACTGAGAATTTCATTGATTACTTGGATGCCCCGATCGTTTGTCTGTCATCACAGGATGTGCCCACCCCATATGCTGGGACATTGGAGGAATGGACTGTGGTGCAGCCTGCACAGATTGTGACGGCTGTTGAACAGCTTTGCCAGTAG